One window of Dermacentor albipictus isolate Rhodes 1998 colony unplaced genomic scaffold, USDA_Dalb.pri_finalv2 scaffold_14, whole genome shotgun sequence genomic DNA carries:
- the LOC135907056 gene encoding beta,beta-carotene 15,15'-dioxygenase-like has protein sequence MPLGDEVYAMTESPDMIRVDPAWLETLEKKTLSKMLAAHSATSHPLLDPDDGATYNIGTHLGARHSFVLVYFPPGGSESSVDHVRAVGTIPLQSCTSVLYVYSFGMTEKCVVVLEQSLSMHLPCMLASRYLGYKVYMNALKFDAKKNVRFQVMNKKTGQLHPAVFESAAFFTFHHINAFEQGGELVVDLICYDDDSIIRCLDYTVDTHMAFKLGHLRRFSLPLNRSPGKRVMIPSRELAKGKLRGELPQINNNRNGKPYKYSYSLSNVEGQEHRAFVSKLDVTSGDWICWER, from the coding sequence ATGCCCCTGGGCGACGAGGTGTACGCCATGACGGAGTCACCTGATATGATTCGAGTTGACCCTGCGTGGTTAGAGACTCTGGAGAAGAAAACCTTGAGTAAAATGCTGGCTGCGCATAGTGCCACCTCTCATCCGCTCTTGGACCCTGACGATGGCGCTACGTACAATATCGGTACACACTTAGGAGCGCGTCATTctttcgtgcttgtgtactttccTCCCGGCGGATCCGAAAGCTCAGTAGACCATGTCAGAGCCGTGGGCACGATACCGTTGCAATCTTGCACATCCGTGCTCTACGTGTACAGTTTCGGAATGACTGAAAAGTGCGTGGTCGTGCTGGAGCAGTCTCTCTCCATGCACCTGCCTTGCATGTTAGCGTCGAGGTACCTGGGCTACAAGGTGTACATGAACGCCCTGAAGTTCGATGCCAAGAAGAACGTCCGCTTTCAGGTGATGAACAAGAAGACGGGGCAGCTTCACCCCGCCGTGTTTGAGTCCGCCGCATTTTTCACGTTCCACCACATCAACGCCTTCGAACAGGGCGGCGAGCTCGTGGTCGACCTAATATGCTACGACGACGACAGCATCATCAGGTGCCTCGACTACACGGTGGACACTCACATGGCGTTCAAGTTGGGCCACTTGCGCCGCTTTTCGCTGCCTCTGAATCGAAGCCCGGGCAAACGTGTCATGATCCCGTCGCGGGAACTAGCCAAGGGCAAGCTGCGCGGGGAACTTCCGCAAATCAACAACAACCGCAATGGCAAACCATACAAGTATAGTTACAGCCTCAGCAACGTCGAAGGACAAGAACACAGGGCATTCGTCTCCAAGCTTGATGTCACTTCGGGCGATTGGATTTGCTGGGAAAGGTAA